From Methanobacterium congolense, one genomic window encodes:
- a CDS encoding isopentenyl phosphate kinase — protein MIILKLGGSVITRKDSIDPALDNENLNRIAKEISEASKNARYGELIVVHGAGSFGHPYAKKYDIGGSIPDKKEFQRKRKGFCITQEAVKNLNSAVCNELRKYGIPAVSVQPSSFVITKNKRIIRADLTLIQKYLDSGFVPVLYGDPVLDEDETIKMAILSGDQIISYIGKNLKPDRVILGSDVNGVYKKDPKKYPNAKPVKVVGSMEDLESAEGTQNVDVTGGMGGKITELLELAEIGVESEILNAGTPDLIKRALMGEKGIGTLIKLQN, from the coding sequence TTGATAATCTTAAAACTTGGTGGAAGTGTTATAACCAGAAAGGATTCAATTGATCCAGCTCTGGACAATGAAAATCTTAACAGAATTGCAAAAGAAATATCAGAAGCATCAAAAAATGCAAGGTACGGTGAACTCATAGTTGTGCACGGTGCAGGTTCCTTCGGACACCCCTACGCCAAAAAATATGATATAGGTGGCAGCATCCCTGATAAAAAAGAATTCCAGAGGAAGAGAAAGGGATTCTGCATAACCCAGGAGGCTGTGAAGAACCTCAACAGTGCAGTGTGTAATGAGCTGCGAAAATATGGAATTCCTGCAGTATCTGTACAACCATCATCCTTTGTGATAACGAAGAACAAAAGAATAATTCGTGCTGATTTAACTTTAATCCAGAAATACCTTGATTCTGGATTCGTACCTGTACTCTACGGGGATCCAGTCCTTGATGAGGATGAAACCATTAAAATGGCAATACTCTCTGGAGACCAGATAATAAGTTACATTGGAAAAAATTTAAAACCAGACAGAGTTATACTGGGCTCAGATGTTAACGGGGTGTACAAGAAGGATCCCAAGAAGTACCCAAATGCCAAACCAGTTAAAGTTGTGGGGTCCATGGAAGATCTTGAATCTGCAGAGGGCACACAAAACGTGGATGTTACTGGAGGAATGGGTGGAAAAATCACAGAACTCCTAGAACTTGCTGAAATTGGTGTTGAATCTGAGATACTCAACGCAGGAACACCAGACCTTATAAAAAGAGCCCTGATGGGTGAAAAGGGAATTGGAACCCTTATAAAGCTTCAGAATTAA
- a CDS encoding ATP-binding protein produces MPKLIISGRGGCGKSTLVTLMAQRIEEQGKKVLVVDSDESNLGLGAMLGIEPGEKTLMDYLGGRPAVMDKLMAVIREGGDEKAELFPENSFLEDLPSDFVRWNGNKGFMQIGKIEHSHEGCACPMGAVTRDFLNQLNVNGEEWVLVDTEAGVEHFGRGIVEGADSVIMVVDPSNDAVLLSEKTAELTGEAGKSFGVVLNKVDHETKIILEDVLKKKNIPIQGFIPYSKTMARENLNGNMLDIKMVEGGIDEILNRVESHYQNK; encoded by the coding sequence ATGCCTAAATTGATTATCAGTGGCAGGGGCGGTTGTGGGAAAAGTACCCTGGTCACACTCATGGCCCAAAGGATTGAAGAGCAGGGAAAAAAGGTTCTTGTTGTGGATTCAGATGAATCCAACCTCGGCCTCGGTGCCATGCTGGGAATTGAACCTGGAGAAAAAACCCTAATGGATTATTTAGGTGGTAGGCCTGCTGTGATGGATAAGTTAATGGCCGTTATCAGGGAAGGTGGAGATGAGAAGGCAGAACTCTTCCCAGAAAATAGTTTTTTAGAGGATCTTCCATCTGATTTCGTCCGTTGGAATGGAAACAAAGGTTTCATGCAGATTGGAAAAATAGAACACAGCCATGAAGGATGTGCATGTCCTATGGGCGCAGTTACACGGGATTTCCTGAATCAACTCAATGTGAATGGAGAAGAGTGGGTTCTTGTAGACACAGAAGCTGGAGTGGAACACTTCGGCCGTGGAATAGTTGAAGGTGCAGACTCCGTGATCATGGTGGTTGATCCATCCAACGATGCAGTTCTATTAAGCGAAAAGACAGCAGAGTTAACTGGAGAAGCAGGCAAAAGTTTTGGAGTTGTTCTGAACAAGGTTGACCATGAAACGAAGATCATCCTTGAAGATGTCCTGAAAAAGAAGAACATTCCAATTCAGGGTTTCATACCCTACTCAAAGACGATGGCTCGAGAAAATCTTAATGGAAACATGTTGGATATCAAAATGGTTGAAGGGGGGATAGATGAAATATTAAACAGAGTGGAATCCCACTACCAAAACAAATAA
- the idsA gene encoding short chain isoprenyl diphosphate synthase IdsA, with product MEVIDILKRYSSIVDEELDRVLATVEPDKLQESSEHLIRAGGKKLRPALVMLSCEAVGGKREDAVKTAAAVELIHTFSLIHDDIMDKDEMRRGKPSVHMIWGEPMAILAGDTLFSKAFEAVLETGTDHVPSENVISALKTVVGSCIDICEGQAFDMCFEGNFDVSEEAYMKMIYKKTAALIAAATKSGALIGAGSPEQVEALAEYGKLIGLAFQIQDDYLDVVSEEEDLGKPVGSDIVEGKMTLMVVKALANASSEDKEEIISILKTNSDTNVERAIELFEKYGSIKYTYDVAHDNVERAKQLLDIVEDSSAKEALMLLADFVLERTH from the coding sequence ATGGAAGTAATTGATATTCTAAAGCGTTATTCATCAATTGTAGATGAGGAACTGGACAGGGTACTGGCAACAGTTGAACCTGACAAGCTTCAGGAATCATCGGAACATCTAATAAGGGCAGGCGGAAAAAAACTCCGCCCAGCCCTTGTGATGTTAAGCTGTGAAGCAGTTGGAGGAAAAAGAGAGGATGCAGTTAAAACAGCAGCAGCAGTTGAACTCATACACACCTTTTCACTCATACACGACGACATAATGGACAAGGATGAAATGAGAAGGGGAAAACCCTCAGTCCACATGATCTGGGGAGAACCCATGGCAATACTTGCAGGAGACACCCTGTTCTCCAAGGCATTCGAGGCAGTTCTTGAAACAGGAACGGATCACGTACCATCTGAAAACGTTATATCTGCACTTAAAACAGTTGTGGGATCATGTATAGACATCTGTGAGGGCCAGGCATTTGACATGTGCTTTGAAGGAAACTTCGATGTAAGCGAAGAAGCCTACATGAAGATGATCTACAAGAAAACAGCAGCACTCATAGCCGCAGCAACCAAATCCGGGGCACTGATCGGTGCAGGAAGTCCTGAACAGGTTGAAGCCCTTGCAGAATATGGAAAACTCATAGGACTGGCATTCCAGATACAGGATGACTACCTGGATGTTGTCAGTGAAGAGGAGGACCTTGGAAAACCAGTTGGAAGCGACATAGTCGAGGGAAAAATGACCCTCATGGTTGTCAAGGCACTTGCAAATGCATCAAGCGAGGATAAAGAGGAGATCATATCCATACTAAAGACCAACTCCGATACAAACGTTGAACGGGCAATAGAACTCTTTGAAAAGTATGGTTCAATCAAGTACACCTACGATGTGGCCCATGACAACGTTGAAAGGGCAAAACAGCTCCTTGACATTGTGGAAGATTCCTCTGCAAAGGAGGCACTGATGCTTCTTGCAGACTTCGTCCTTGAGAGAACACATTAA
- a CDS encoding glutamate--tRNA ligase, translating into MSEEIEQIVYRDALENAVRHKGSAQPGAVIGSVMSTHAELRSEAKTVAAAAGKIVAKVNAMDPETQKAELEKLGGLKEKKKRVEEKGLADLEDVDGEVVLRFAPNPSGPLHIGHARAAILNNEYVKRYGGKLIFRIEDTDPRRVEPSAYQMIEEDLKWLGFNWNEKVIQSDRMETYYQYAEELIKLGQAYMCTCDGGDFKKLKDELKACPCRDNTVEENLKLWKELFTMEEGEAVLRVKTDIKHKNPAIRDWVAMRVVEHEHPRTGTKYRVYPMMNFSVTVDDHLGGVTHVLRGKDHLANSEKQKYLYNHFGWKIPVFIHYGRLKMEDVALSTSKARAGISDGTYTGWDDPRLGTIRAIERRGIKAEALHELMVEIGAKMADATVSWKKIYGLNRQILEDSSDRYFFVKNPVKVDIINLPEEEEGIIKRPLHPNFPERGNRELPFNGKVYLTMEDVNKTGKGGILRLMDAVNLEFKYDVCNCGDRKAAYHSSDLEEARSAGAMIVQWVPSKEAINAEVVMPDATSVSGFIEPAASNLKVDDVVQLERFGFARVDKALNHKIKFYFAHK; encoded by the coding sequence ATGAGTGAGGAAATAGAACAAATCGTTTACAGAGATGCACTGGAAAATGCAGTCAGACACAAGGGCAGTGCACAGCCCGGTGCAGTTATAGGTTCAGTTATGAGCACCCATGCAGAACTTCGAAGCGAAGCCAAAACAGTGGCTGCAGCAGCAGGTAAAATAGTAGCCAAGGTCAATGCAATGGACCCTGAAACCCAGAAGGCAGAACTTGAAAAACTCGGAGGTCTGAAGGAGAAGAAAAAACGGGTTGAAGAGAAGGGACTTGCAGACCTTGAGGATGTTGATGGAGAGGTTGTACTCAGATTCGCACCAAATCCATCAGGCCCCCTACACATAGGCCATGCACGGGCAGCCATACTTAACAACGAATATGTTAAACGATACGGAGGCAAGCTCATCTTCAGGATCGAGGACACAGACCCTCGAAGGGTTGAACCTTCCGCCTACCAGATGATAGAGGAGGACCTCAAGTGGCTGGGATTCAACTGGAACGAAAAGGTGATCCAGAGCGACCGCATGGAAACATACTACCAGTACGCAGAGGAACTCATAAAACTCGGCCAGGCCTACATGTGCACATGCGACGGTGGAGACTTCAAAAAACTCAAGGATGAATTAAAGGCCTGTCCATGCCGTGACAACACCGTTGAAGAGAACCTGAAACTCTGGAAGGAACTCTTCACTATGGAAGAGGGAGAGGCCGTGCTCCGTGTCAAAACAGACATAAAACATAAAAACCCTGCAATACGTGACTGGGTTGCAATGAGGGTTGTTGAACACGAACACCCACGCACAGGCACCAAGTACAGGGTTTATCCAATGATGAACTTCTCAGTGACTGTGGACGACCACCTTGGAGGTGTGACCCATGTGCTTCGTGGAAAGGACCACCTTGCAAACAGTGAAAAACAGAAGTATCTCTACAACCACTTCGGATGGAAGATACCTGTCTTCATACACTACGGAAGACTGAAAATGGAGGATGTTGCCCTAAGCACGTCCAAGGCACGGGCAGGCATAAGTGATGGGACCTACACCGGCTGGGACGACCCACGCCTAGGCACAATAAGGGCAATAGAAAGACGTGGAATCAAGGCTGAGGCACTCCACGAGCTCATGGTTGAGATCGGTGCCAAGATGGCAGATGCAACAGTGAGCTGGAAGAAGATCTACGGACTCAACCGCCAGATACTTGAGGATTCCTCAGACAGGTACTTCTTCGTTAAAAACCCTGTGAAGGTGGACATAATAAACCTTCCAGAAGAGGAAGAGGGCATAATAAAAAGGCCACTGCACCCGAACTTCCCAGAGCGTGGAAACCGTGAACTACCCTTCAACGGCAAGGTCTACCTCACAATGGAGGATGTGAACAAAACAGGTAAGGGTGGAATCTTAAGGCTCATGGATGCTGTGAATCTTGAATTCAAATACGATGTCTGCAACTGTGGAGACAGGAAGGCAGCCTACCACAGCTCCGACCTTGAGGAAGCCAGAAGCGCAGGCGCCATGATAGTTCAGTGGGTACCCTCAAAGGAGGCCATCAATGCAGAGGTTGTCATGCCCGATGCAACCAGTGTATCAGGATTCATAGAACCTGCAGCCTCCAATCTGAAGGTTGATGATGTGGTGCAGCTTGAGAGGTTTGGATTTGCAAGGGTTGATAAGGCACTGAACCATAAAATAAAGTTCTACTTTGCGCATAAATGA
- a CDS encoding LL-diaminopimelate aminotransferase yields the protein MAVKINENYMLIKSNYLFAEIARRVDRFQEENPEADIIKMGIGDVTIPLPKAVVKAFKAAVDEMGEKETFMGYGPEQGYSFLIKEIIEKDYAVRGIKLDEDEVFISDGAKCDTGNIQEIFGLDNTIAVTDPVYPVYVESNVMAGRSGAMDEDGKYDGMVYIPCTADNDFTPELPETPVDLIYLCYPNNPTGTALTKDELAKWVEYARENNSIILFDAAYEAYITEDNIPHSIYEIEGAREVAIEFRSFSKNAGFTGTRCAFTVVPKEVKAYDSEGEAHSLNPLWNRRQTTKFNGVSYPVQVAAKAVYSEEGQAEIKESIAYYMKNAEIIRESLKEMGLSIYGGVNSPYIWVKTPEGMTSWEFFDLLLSKANVVGTPGVGFGPSGEGYFRITAFNTLENTKEAMERISKLEI from the coding sequence ATGGCAGTAAAAATTAACGAAAACTACATGCTCATCAAGAGCAACTACCTCTTCGCTGAAATAGCAAGGAGAGTTGACAGGTTCCAGGAAGAAAACCCTGAAGCAGACATCATAAAAATGGGAATAGGGGACGTAACCATACCCCTACCAAAGGCAGTTGTAAAGGCCTTCAAAGCTGCAGTGGATGAAATGGGAGAAAAGGAAACCTTCATGGGCTACGGTCCAGAACAGGGCTACTCTTTCCTTATAAAGGAAATCATAGAAAAGGATTACGCAGTCCGTGGAATAAAACTTGATGAGGATGAGGTTTTCATAAGTGACGGAGCAAAATGTGACACAGGAAACATCCAGGAAATATTTGGCCTTGACAACACCATTGCAGTAACCGATCCAGTTTATCCAGTCTATGTTGAGAGTAACGTGATGGCAGGAAGAAGCGGAGCAATGGATGAGGATGGTAAGTACGATGGAATGGTTTACATACCATGCACAGCAGATAACGACTTCACACCGGAGCTCCCGGAAACACCAGTTGACCTCATCTACCTGTGCTACCCAAACAACCCAACAGGTACAGCCCTGACAAAGGATGAACTCGCAAAGTGGGTGGAGTACGCAAGGGAAAACAATTCCATAATTCTCTTCGATGCAGCCTACGAGGCCTACATAACCGAGGACAACATACCTCACAGTATCTATGAGATTGAAGGTGCAAGGGAAGTTGCAATAGAGTTCAGAAGCTTTTCAAAGAACGCAGGATTCACAGGTACAAGGTGTGCATTCACAGTCGTGCCAAAAGAGGTTAAAGCCTACGATTCAGAGGGAGAAGCTCATTCACTTAACCCTCTCTGGAACAGGCGCCAGACAACCAAGTTCAACGGTGTGTCCTACCCTGTGCAGGTGGCTGCAAAGGCAGTCTACTCAGAGGAGGGCCAGGCAGAGATCAAGGAATCCATAGCCTACTACATGAAGAACGCAGAGATAATCAGAGAAAGCCTTAAAGAGATGGGTTTAAGTATTTACGGCGGAGTTAACTCCCCCTACATCTGGGTGAAAACACCTGAAGGCATGACATCCTGGGAATTCTTCGACCTCCTCCTCAGCAAGGCAAACGTTGTTGGAACACCTGGAGTGGGCTTCGGACCAAGCGGTGAAGGATACTTCAGAATAACAGCCTTCAACACCCTTGAGAATACCAAGGAAGCTATGGAAAGGATTTCTAAGCTGGAGATTTAG
- a CDS encoding RNase J family beta-CASP ribonuclease, translating to MSVEVIAIGGYEEVGKNMSAVKIGDDVVIFDMGIHLDRIHIHEDTDIARMHSLDLIERGVIPDDTLMKEVDGKVRAIVFTHGHLDHIGAVAKLAHRYEAPIIATPYTLALIERTIKQEKKFTVNNPLQVLNAGEKCQISPDITLEFVGTTHSIPQTVTAALHTSEGIIVYANDFKFDNHQVLSPPPDYKRFRELGRKGVLALIVDTTNACVKNESKTHSEKIARILLKDVMEKPLRQKQGMIVTTFSSHIERIQAICKIANQSKRKILLLGRSMERFCSMAEKLGILDLPKSASVYGSPKAVNRALARADEHRDKYLLVTTGHQGEPDALLPRIANGKTQFTVKPGDNVIFSSSVIPNPMNMANRNLLERRLKSSGARIYTNIHVSGHAGPEDQRDFLRMLNPTHIIPSHGTLEMLAAYTELAEEEGYKLGKDIHILRNGQAQVFNGGV from the coding sequence ATGAGCGTTGAAGTAATAGCAATTGGGGGATACGAAGAAGTTGGAAAGAACATGTCCGCAGTTAAAATCGGCGATGACGTTGTGATATTCGACATGGGAATCCACCTCGACAGGATCCACATCCACGAAGATACAGACATAGCAAGGATGCACAGCCTGGATCTCATTGAAAGGGGAGTGATCCCTGATGACACATTGATGAAGGAAGTTGATGGTAAGGTAAGGGCCATAGTATTCACCCACGGCCACCTTGACCATATAGGTGCAGTTGCAAAGCTTGCACACAGATACGAAGCACCAATAATTGCAACACCATACACACTGGCACTCATAGAGAGAACCATCAAACAGGAGAAAAAGTTCACAGTAAACAACCCACTCCAGGTCTTAAATGCCGGTGAAAAATGTCAGATATCCCCAGACATAACACTTGAATTTGTGGGAACAACCCACAGTATACCTCAAACAGTTACAGCAGCCCTCCACACATCAGAGGGAATAATAGTCTATGCAAACGACTTCAAATTCGACAACCACCAGGTTCTGTCACCACCACCGGATTACAAACGTTTCAGAGAACTGGGACGTAAGGGAGTTCTCGCACTTATCGTGGACACAACCAATGCCTGCGTTAAGAATGAATCCAAAACGCACTCTGAGAAGATAGCAAGAATTCTCCTGAAGGATGTAATGGAAAAACCTCTACGTCAAAAGCAGGGAATGATAGTCACAACATTCTCCTCACACATAGAGAGGATACAGGCCATATGTAAAATTGCCAATCAGAGCAAACGTAAGATACTGCTCCTTGGAAGATCCATGGAGAGGTTCTGTTCAATGGCAGAAAAACTGGGAATATTAGACCTTCCCAAATCCGCAAGTGTCTATGGAAGTCCTAAGGCAGTTAACAGGGCCCTTGCAAGGGCAGATGAACACAGGGACAAGTACCTCCTTGTTACAACTGGACATCAGGGAGAGCCTGATGCATTACTGCCACGTATCGCCAACGGTAAAACCCAGTTCACAGTTAAACCCGGTGACAATGTGATATTTTCATCATCAGTCATACCAAACCCAATGAACATGGCCAATCGTAACCTTCTGGAGCGAAGACTTAAATCCAGTGGTGCCAGAATATACACCAACATACATGTTTCAGGTCATGCAGGACCTGAAGATCAGCGTGACTTTCTGAGGATGCTCAACCCAACTCACATCATTCCATCCCACGGAACACTGGAGATGCTAGCAGCGTACACAGAACTTGCTGAGGAAGAAGGTTATAAACTTGGAAAAGACATACACATACTGAGAAATGGACAGGCACAGGTTTTTAATGGGGGAGTTTAA
- a CDS encoding flavin reductase family protein, producing the protein MQLKNFKRESIIPLPVTFISTVSEDGVGNVAPYSCLMPILRPFDLICVATAGVMRDTFDNMKSQGEFVVNLPGVDMMDKVIPTAKFVPPEVSEFELAELVEKPSKTLKTPGVDGCYAWMECKLHKIVDEEYDKFPYALVLAKVVHLEIRDDIYDAENGSWDVEKAKPLMMTESNEGMHFCTVKDMDFFEPYGAMFPNGKDPLAGMYK; encoded by the coding sequence ATGCAGTTAAAAAATTTCAAGCGAGAATCAATAATTCCACTGCCTGTAACCTTCATATCAACGGTCAGTGAAGATGGAGTGGGAAATGTGGCACCATACTCCTGTTTAATGCCAATTCTCAGGCCCTTCGACCTTATATGTGTTGCAACAGCAGGGGTTATGAGGGACACCTTCGACAACATGAAATCTCAAGGAGAGTTCGTTGTGAACCTGCCAGGAGTGGATATGATGGACAAAGTAATACCAACGGCGAAGTTCGTACCTCCTGAGGTGAGTGAATTTGAACTGGCTGAACTTGTGGAAAAACCATCAAAGACCTTAAAAACTCCAGGTGTGGATGGATGTTACGCATGGATGGAATGCAAACTCCACAAGATCGTTGATGAAGAGTACGATAAATTCCCATACGCCCTGGTTCTGGCCAAGGTGGTGCATCTGGAGATTAGGGACGATATTTACGATGCAGAAAATGGTTCATGGGACGTTGAAAAGGCAAAACCCCTAATGATGACTGAATCCAATGAGGGGATGCATTTCTGCACGGTTAAGGACATGGATTTCTTCGAACCATACGGTGCAATGTTCCCCAACGGCAAGGACCCCCTTGCAGGGATGTACAAATAA
- the mvk gene encoding mevalonate kinase, with the protein MQVTASAPGKIILFGEHAVVYGKPAIAVAVDRRAYVTVQNREDEQIYVEVPDLEVSGYLNLEENEVKLETGDKTKKGILIYMLKSIERIHAGSGMNIHVDLNVPIGAGLGSSAAITVATIAAVSKFNGKNLSLEETARKAHEVELEVQGAASPIDTTLSTYGGIIYLSKNADALVPLEVNMEMPLVVGYTSKRGNTGELVESVRKRRENYPDALNLILDSVEALTNNAKEAILQNDEKRFGELMNINHGLLDAMGVNTAELSRMVYAAREAGAKGSKITGAGGGGSIIAYCPGKTEEVMEELNTFEKAFNANVSEEGVKIHSEN; encoded by the coding sequence ATGCAGGTTACAGCGTCAGCACCAGGAAAAATCATTCTCTTCGGTGAACACGCCGTAGTCTACGGAAAACCTGCCATCGCAGTTGCAGTTGACAGAAGAGCATACGTAACTGTTCAAAACCGCGAAGACGAACAAATATATGTAGAAGTACCGGATCTTGAGGTGTCCGGATATTTAAATCTTGAAGAAAATGAAGTAAAACTTGAAACTGGAGACAAAACAAAGAAAGGCATTTTAATCTACATGTTAAAATCCATTGAAAGGATCCATGCAGGATCTGGAATGAACATCCATGTGGATCTCAACGTACCAATAGGTGCAGGTTTAGGTTCATCAGCAGCCATAACAGTTGCAACCATCGCAGCAGTTTCAAAGTTCAACGGTAAAAACCTCTCCCTGGAAGAAACAGCCAGAAAAGCCCATGAAGTCGAACTAGAAGTTCAGGGGGCAGCAAGTCCAATAGACACAACACTCAGTACCTATGGAGGTATCATATACCTCTCAAAAAATGCAGATGCACTGGTACCACTTGAAGTGAATATGGAAATGCCGCTGGTTGTTGGATACACATCCAAAAGGGGTAACACAGGAGAACTGGTTGAATCTGTCAGGAAAAGAAGAGAAAACTATCCTGATGCTTTGAATCTTATACTTGATTCTGTTGAAGCTCTCACAAACAATGCAAAGGAAGCAATTCTTCAAAATGATGAGAAAAGGTTTGGTGAACTTATGAACATCAACCACGGACTTCTGGATGCAATGGGAGTGAACACAGCTGAACTATCAAGAATGGTCTACGCTGCAAGAGAAGCAGGAGCCAAAGGTTCAAAGATAACAGGGGCCGGTGGTGGAGGTAGTATAATAGCCTACTGCCCCGGAAAAACCGAAGAAGTGATGGAAGAACTCAACACCTTTGAAAAAGCCTTCAATGCAAACGTATCTGAAGAAGGAGTTAAAATCCACTCTGAGAATTGA
- the fni gene encoding type 2 isopentenyl-diphosphate Delta-isomerase encodes MISDRKLEHLMLCRNNDVEYRKKTGFEDIEFIHKALPEVNKEEINLSTDFFGKKMDAPIIISAITGGHPASLKINRELARAADKLNIGMGVGSQRAAIENPELAPTYTVVREEAPSSFLIGNIGAPQIELAEKAADMMDADALALHLNPLQEAIQPEGDVDATGYTESIEEISKNLKLPVIAKETGAGISGQDAHTLEKAGVSAVDVAGSGGTSWAAVETYRAKDRYLGDLYWDWGIPTAISTVEVCESVNVPVISSGGIRTGLDAAKAIALGADAVGIALPLLKDAYIGHEAVITRLEKFKEELRVAMFLVGASNLEELRNSDIIIKGITREWLHERGFDTKKYARRSLQ; translated from the coding sequence ATGATTTCAGATAGAAAATTAGAACATCTGATGCTCTGCAGGAACAACGATGTGGAGTATCGGAAGAAAACAGGATTTGAGGATATAGAATTTATCCACAAAGCCCTTCCCGAAGTGAACAAGGAAGAAATAAACCTATCAACAGATTTCTTCGGGAAAAAAATGGATGCACCCATAATAATATCCGCAATAACAGGTGGACATCCAGCATCACTCAAAATCAACAGGGAACTTGCAAGGGCAGCAGACAAACTCAACATAGGCATGGGAGTTGGAAGCCAACGTGCAGCAATTGAAAACCCTGAACTTGCACCAACATACACAGTTGTACGGGAAGAAGCACCATCATCATTTTTAATAGGAAATATAGGTGCCCCACAGATAGAACTTGCAGAAAAAGCAGCAGATATGATGGATGCAGATGCACTTGCACTTCACCTGAACCCCCTTCAGGAGGCAATACAACCAGAGGGAGATGTTGATGCAACAGGATACACAGAATCCATCGAGGAGATCTCAAAGAACCTGAAGCTACCAGTCATTGCAAAGGAAACAGGTGCAGGTATAAGCGGTCAGGATGCACACACACTGGAAAAAGCAGGTGTTTCTGCAGTGGATGTTGCAGGATCAGGAGGTACAAGCTGGGCTGCAGTTGAAACCTACCGTGCAAAGGATCGTTACCTCGGAGACCTCTACTGGGACTGGGGAATACCAACAGCCATAAGCACAGTGGAAGTATGTGAATCAGTGAATGTACCTGTCATCTCCTCAGGAGGTATAAGAACAGGACTGGACGCAGCAAAGGCCATTGCACTTGGTGCAGATGCTGTTGGAATCGCATTACCTCTCCTAAAGGATGCTTACATAGGCCATGAGGCCGTTATCACAAGACTTGAAAAATTCAAGGAAGAACTCAGGGTTGCAATGTTCCTGGTTGGAGCATCAAACCTAGAGGAACTCCGAAATTCAGATATCATAATAAAGGGAATTACAAGGGAATGGCTCCATGAGAGGGGCTTTGACACCAAAAAATACGCAAGGAGATCGTTACAATGA
- the amrB gene encoding AmmeMemoRadiSam system protein B, with protein MVFLIRKPAVAGLFYEMDPVALREQIQWCFKHQLGPGKLPDKIGNERNVRGVVVPHAGYMYSGPVAAHSYYAVAEDGFPETFVILCPNHTGMGSGVSAMTEGTWETPLGRVEIDNEFAELLVANTPILDSDPTAHIQEHAAEVQLPFLQYLNEGKESFRFVPVCMWMQDIQTSMEIGTSIARTAEKLGRDVLVVASSDMTHYQPQDIARRGDMQVLDAMESMDENLLISRVAELNITMCGYGPVTAAITASKAMGATSCEVKSYATSGDTTGDHSSVVGYASAVFR; from the coding sequence GTGGTTTTTTTGATAAGAAAACCTGCAGTTGCAGGACTCTTCTATGAAATGGATCCAGTTGCCCTGAGAGAACAGATCCAGTGGTGCTTCAAACACCAGCTTGGACCAGGAAAACTTCCAGATAAAATAGGGAATGAACGAAACGTCAGGGGAGTTGTGGTTCCACATGCAGGTTACATGTACTCCGGACCCGTGGCTGCGCACTCCTACTATGCTGTAGCAGAAGATGGGTTTCCAGAAACCTTCGTGATACTTTGCCCCAACCACACAGGAATGGGATCCGGTGTATCAGCAATGACAGAGGGAACATGGGAAACACCCCTTGGAAGGGTTGAAATAGACAATGAATTTGCAGAGCTTCTTGTTGCAAACACCCCAATCCTGGATTCAGACCCAACAGCCCATATCCAGGAACACGCTGCAGAGGTACAGCTACCATTTCTACAGTACCTCAATGAAGGGAAAGAAAGTTTCAGATTCGTTCCAGTATGTATGTGGATGCAGGACATCCAGACGTCAATGGAAATAGGAACTTCAATTGCCAGAACAGCTGAGAAACTAGGACGTGATGTTCTGGTTGTGGCAAGCAGTGACATGACCCACTACCAGCCCCAGGATATAGCCCGCAGGGGCGACATGCAGGTATTAGATGCAATGGAATCCATGGATGAAAACCTTTTAATATCCCGTGTTGCAGAACTAAACATAACCATGTGTGGATACGGACCAGTAACAGCAGCAATAACAGCTTCAAAGGCAATGGGTGCCACCAGCTGTGAAGTAAAATCCTATGCAACAAGTGGAGACACAACAGGAGACCACAGTTCAGTTGTGGGATACGCATCAGCGGTTTTCAGATGA